One region of Gopherus evgoodei ecotype Sinaloan lineage chromosome 16, rGopEvg1_v1.p, whole genome shotgun sequence genomic DNA includes:
- the AGPAT2 gene encoding 1-acyl-sn-glycerol-3-phosphate acyltransferase beta isoform X2 codes for MADRLAPRIIKNIVKTFKYIYGLRFEVKGLENFQNERPCVIVSNHQSILDMMGLMEILPDNCVQIGKKELLYTGPVGLIMYLGGVIFINRKSTSSAKTVMSGVAQTMLDENVKVWIYPEGTRNGNGDLLPFKKGAFHIAVQAQVPIIPVVYSSFSSFYNPAKKLFISGKIRVEVLQPIETKGLKAEDVTDLTERCYCTMRETFFRLSGMTSEANGSMQGPQQ; via the exons AATCATCAAAAATATCGTTAAGACTTTCAAGTATATTTATGGCCTGAGGTTTGAGGTGAAAGGACTGGAGAACTTCCAGAACGAGAGGCCATGTGTCATCGTGTCAAACCATCAGAGCATCCTGGACATGATGG GGTTGATGGAAATCCTCCCAGATAACTGTGTTCAGATCGGCAAGAAGGAGCTGCTGTACACTGGCCCTGTGGGCCTGATAATGTACCTGGGTGGCGTCATCTTCATTAACAGGAAGAGTACGAGCAGTGCCAAGACGGTGATGTCTGGGGTTGCCCAGACCATGCTGGATGAGAAC GTGAAGGTGTGGATATACCCGGAGGGCACAAGGAACGGGAATGGTGActtgttaccattcaagaaaggaGCTTTTCATATCGCTGTACAGGCACAG GTTCCGATTATTCCTGTGGTGTATTCCTCGTTCTCTTCGTTTTACAATCCAGCCAAGAAGCTATTTATATCAG GTAAAATCCGGGTTGAGGTGCTCCAGCCAATTGAGACCAAGGGCCTGAAGGCCGAGGATGTCACGGACCTCACGGAGCGATGCTACTGCACCATGAGGGAGACCTTTTTCAGATTATCTGGCATGACGAGTGAGGCGAACGGCTCAATGCAGGGCCCTCAACAATAG